A genomic window from Silene latifolia isolate original U9 population chromosome 11, ASM4854445v1, whole genome shotgun sequence includes:
- the LOC141611332 gene encoding putative late blight resistance protein homolog R1B-23 produces the protein MSLYKRILQDLDLIEADVERFCGSSTYNLENNIEALRYMFMFVAPYLDSRLGKTYSLRQLEDFKDGNEFIDFWLQKVECSTGSSCDGDDCLWHTANYFYESSHLLEWENDWVKCVEGVVETLDSVQHIEEATFLNEFRTIKQGLGLLLCFHKSVANWNLEKGEEIRPMTDDMSRHMKDYAQRVMLIFKLLPLTDVDRKEDISTLVEEILNYASYWRKIRKSRPLNQTLEDPCGPDYETLVCVTDDLGYLLSTLLDDLPSQMVPDINDIAAQMDGFQCALSPTWTKIFVESGISYAIARDIYTSADKASHIISDLNTHDRVLHTQQKIAHIRDVAWKIYMKYNLTPTCIDDFFTCARLILEEVVLTNTPAARYVRELSLLHTFIKDTENMLPVSIKLQEKYHQIQIIFCDAWMQIWSLCLREPKCRKEFLTLSLDIFKDIAANILKPGDLLVDLIEDLVQMPKANELLHELHRSLVKAEDDNLFVKLVYSLVKNLVRTLTIEGVGDEVEDVEVEVIEAAHNYILFFREFKNDAPSGLKEGVEGFKASLRHAYDEYIKLPSMELSMSELEFFDMLVNLTEFKKKDTYNAELVGVLHDDLSNCFTFLQPYTMRRDKPEEVKQLWTQIMKLGPKVDNMIDTFEELPTWYSELRVFYVSEEVNLIKEHLSNISGRDISTTEVEGSDIHAENQIGKGHATDHSKDEVSFEEEDRLRVQLTTGSRSLEKISIVGMPGLGKTTLAMRLYKDCAKSFTAHAWCYVGQEFQRKELLQHIIGQISERPRSEINVMGNEDLAKLLKQCLLQKKNYLIVLDDIWDVDAWDALWKCFPTSDNGSKILITSRYNNVGEKICRDGIVIKLNLLTADKSWHLLQKKVFGARIYPKRLCEVGKGIAQKCGGLPLSIVMIAGVLKNKSETEDGWKEIERSLDDHLLNAGSSTVELSYRHLSVRMKQCFLYCGTFSKGTEIPRSKLIRLWLAERFVETSYERESLESAAEKYLCDLVDRSLLMVAKRGSDHRIQACRIHDLLLDFCVQKAKAEKFLITVERWYNHASPKKHGRLCATSDQLMKFNLQGSTHLKPRSLIYSPSLFEPWKPSLFVFENFKSLTLLDLERLSMDECFSESVGKLTLLRYLSIRGWMKSIPSSISHLLNLETLIVRGTRGEVEVPFTIFSLTKLRDLLVDKRARIRVHPSNNFHTIFSLTKLSCLQNFSTPVLSGSIEDQIIVRLPNLRKLRCIILEPFDWSILDRLCHLECLRVFYQSWSPFCGNLIFPTNVYKLTLSGFRLRWLDIEKIADMLPRLEILKLLLRAFEGEQWRTTATFKNLKYLRMEGLNIKSWEASDDNFPTLERLVVRRCKSLNKIPEDFGNMGELMGIEAHWCDTSLVKSVLKIKRKQIDEGNMKFEAIIYPPVLDISDDEELSE, from the exons ATGAGCTTATACAAGAGAATATTGCAGGACTTAGACTTAATAGAAGCAGATGTCGAAAGATTTTGTGGATCCTCAACGTACAATCTCGAAAATAATATTGAGGCGCTCAGGTATATGTTTATGTTCGTCGCACCATATCTGGATTCACGTCTTGGGAAGACATACTCTCTTAGACAATTAGAGGATTTTAAGGATGGGAATGAATTCATTGATTTTTGGTTGCAAAAAGTGGAGTGCAGCACCGGGTCCTCGTGTGATGGAGATGACTGTCTCTGGCACACGGCTAATTACTTTTATGAATCTAGCCACCTTTTAGAATGGGAAAATGATTGGGTAAAATGTGTAGAGGGAGTCGTGGAAACTCTGGATTCTGTTCAGCATATTGAGGAAGCAACTTTTTTAAATGAGTTTAGAACCATTAAACAAGGACTTGGACTCTTGCTATGTTTTCACAAGTCGGTGGCGAATTGGAACTTAGAGAAGGGGGAAGAAATTAGGCCAATGACAGATGATATGTCTAGGCATATGAAAGATTATGCCCAGAGAGTTATGCTCATCTTTAAGCTACTGCCATTGACCGACGTAGATAGAAAGGAGGACATTTCTACATTGGTGGAGGAGATACTAAATTACGCAAGTTACTGGAGGAAGATTAGGAAGAGCAGACCCCTGAATCAAACCTTGGAAGACCCATGTGGACCCGACTATGAAACTCTTGTTTGCGTCACTGATGATCTGGGATACCTTCTGAGCACACTACTGGATGATCTTCCTTCCCAGATGGTACCGGACATTAATGACATTGCAGCTCAAATGGACGGTTTTCAATGTGCACTTAGTCCTACGTGGACTAAAATATTTGTGGAGAGTGGCATATCCTATGCCATTGCAAGAGATATATATACCTCGGCTGATAAGGCAAGTCATATAATTTCGGATCTTAACACACATGATAGAGTACTTCATACCCAACAGAAAATTGCTCACATTAGAGATGTTGCCTGGAAGATATACATGAAATACAATCTAACTCCCACTTGTATTGACGATTTCTTCACATGTGCGAGGCTTATATTGGAGGAGGTTGTGTTAACTAATACTCCAGCCGCCAGATATGTGAGGGAGCTCAGCTTACTCCACACATTTATCAAGGATACCGAAAATATGTTGCCAGTAAGTATAAAGCTCCAGGAAAAGTATCACCAAATCCAAATAATCTTCTGTGACGCTTGGATGCAAATCTGGTCACTCTGTTTAAGAGAACCAAAGTGTAGAAAGGAATTTCTTACCCTATCTCTTGACATCTTCAAAGATATTGCAGCAAACATTCTGAAACCGGGTGATCTATTAGTCGACTTGATCGAAGATTTAGTCCAGATGCCTAAAGCTAATGAGCTTTTGCATGAGCTTCACAGATCTCTTGTCAAAGCGGAGGATGACAACCTATTTGTAAAGTTAGTTTACTCCCTCGTGAAAAATCTAGTGAGAACTCTCACGATAGAGGGAGTAGGTGATGAGGTTGAAGATGTTGAGGTTGAGGTCATTGAAGCAGCACACAATTATATCTTATTTTTCAGGGAATTTAAAAATGACGCTCCCTCTGGTCTGAAGGAAGGAGTCGAGGGCTTCAAAGCATCGCTCAGACACGCTTATGATGAATATATCAAGTTGCCAAGCATGGAGCTGTCCATGTCTGAGTTAGAGTTCTTTGATATGCTAGTGAATCTGACCGAGTTCAAGAAAAAAGATACTTATAATGCAGAACTAGTTGGAGTACTCCATGATGATTTATCTAATTGCTTTACTTTTCTTCAACCTTATACAATGAGGCGCGATAAACCAGAGGAAGTCAAGCAGTTATGGACTCAGATTATGAAACTCGGTCCCAAAGTGGACAATATGATAGACACATTTGAGGAGTTGCCTACCTGGTATAGCGAATTACGAGTTTTTTATGTCTCGGAAGAGGTTAATCTTATCAAAGAACATTTGTCGAATATTTCCGGCAGGGATATATCCACAACTGAAGTTGAGGGCTCAGATATACATGCTGAAAACCAAATTGGGAAAGGCCACGCGACAGATCATTCCAAAGATGAAGTCAGTTTTGAGGAGGAAGATAGACTGAGAGTGCAACTTACCACAGGGTCACGGAGTTTAGAGAAAATATCGATAGTTGGTATGCCTGGTTTAGGCAAGACAACCCTAGCCATGCGTCTATACAAAGATTGTGCCAAGTCGTTCACTGCTCATGCTTGGTGTTATGTTGGGCAAGAGTTTCAAAGGAAAGAGCTCCTCCAACACATCATCGGTCAAATTAGTGAGCGGCCTAGAAGCGAAATCAATGTCATGGGGAATGAAGATTTAGCTAAACTTTTGAAGCAGTGTCTACTTCAAAAAAAGAACTATCTCATTGTTTTAGATGATATATGGGATGTTGATGCTTGGGATGCTCTTTGGAAATGTTTTCCAACCAGCGACAATGGAAGTAAAATACTAATAACAAGCAGGTACAACAACGTCGGAGAGAAAATTTGTCGTGATGGAATTGTTATAAAACTCAACCTCCTAACTGCAGACAAAAGCTGGCATCTATTGCAGAAGAAAGTATTTGGGGCAAGGATTTATCCTAAAAGATTATGTGAAGTCGGCAAAGGAATTGCACAGAAATGTGGAGGGCTGCCACTTTCAATAGTTATGATAGCTGGAGTTCTTAAAAATAAAAGTGAGACGGAAGATGGTTGGAAGGAAATTGAAAGGAGCCTGGATGATCACCTCTTAAATGCTGGTTCTAGTACCGTAGAACTAAGTTACAGACATCTATCAGTTCGCATGAAACAATGCTTTCTATATTGCGGAACATTCTCTAAAGGTACAGAAATCCCTAGGTCGAAACTGATACGGCTATGGCTTGCAGAAAGATTTGTAGAGACTTCCTATGAGCGGGAAAGCTTGGAAAGCGCTGCAGAGAAGTACTTGTGCGACCTAGTGGACAGAAGTTTACTAATGGTTGCAAAAAGAGGGTCTGATCATCGAATTCAAGCCTGCAGGATCCACGATTTGCTGCTAGATTTTTGCGTACAAAAAGCAAAAGCGGAGAAGTTTCTGATTACAGTGGAGAG GTGGTACAATCATGCAAGTCCTAAGAAACATGGCCGCCTATGCGCAACTAGCGATCAGTTAATGAAATTCAATTTACAGGGATCAACACATCTAAAACCGCGCTCTTTGATTTACTCTCCGTCGTTATTTGAACCATGGAAACCCTCGTTGTTTGTGTTTGAGAATTTCAAGTCACTTACTTTGCTGGACTTGGAAAGACTTAGTATGGATGAGTGCTTTTCTGAAAGTGTAGGAAAACTGACATTGTTGAGGTACTTGTCTATACGAGGTTGGATGAAAAGCATCCCATCCTCAATTAGTCATCTCTTGAACCTAGAAACGCTCATTGTGAGAGGAACCCGCGGTGAAGTTGAGGTTCCTTTCACAATTTTCAGTCTGACCAAATTAAGAGATCTCCTGGTTGATAAACGTGCAAGAATCCGTGTGCATCCGAGTAACAATTTTCACACAATTTTCAGTCTGACCAAATTAAGTTGTCTTCAAAACTTCTCTACCCCAGTTCTTTCAGGGAGTATTGAAGATCAGATAATTGTAAGGTTACCAAATCTTCGAAAACTAAGATGCATAATATTGGAGCCATTCGATTGGTCTATTCTTGATCGTCTTTGTCACCTTGAATGTTTGAGAGTTTTCTATCAAAGTTGGAGTCCATTTTGCGGCAACCTTATATTTCCTACGAACGTGTACAAACTGACACTTTCTGGATTTCGGTTACGCTGGTTGGACATAGAAAAGATCGCTGATATGCTGCCTCGGCTTGAGATCCTCAAGTTACTGTTGAGAGCCTTTGAAGGGGAACAATGGAGGACAACTGCGACTTTCAAAaatctgaagtacttgagaatgGAGGGGCTTAATATTAAATCATGGGAAGCATCAGATGATAACTTCCCCACGCTAGAGCGATTAGTTGTGCGCAGATGCAAGTCGCTTAATAAAATTCCGGAAGATTTTGGAAACATGGGAGAGTTAATGGGTATTGAAGCACACTGGTGTGATACGTCTCTTGTGAAGTCGGTTCTCAAGATCAAGAGGAAGCAGATTGATGAAGGAAACATGAAGTTCGAGGCCATAATATATCCCCCTGTGCTCGACATTAGCGATGATGAAGAACTGAGTGAGTAG